DNA sequence from the Leptospira limi genome:
TTCTTTTAAGAGATAATCTTGGGTGATCATTTCTTTTTCTGGGATTTCTTCCCAAGCAAGTAAATTGAGAGATTCCGTCATGGATTCCAATTCTTCTACAGATTCGCGGAGGTCTTTCGAGAGAAGGTCGTAAAATAAAAAGGAAACCAGTTGGGTTTCTGTTTTTTTCTCGAGAGATAGGTTTCGTTCAAAGAAAAAGGAAAAATAAAGAAGGAGACTAAAGGATAAAAGGACAAGGGAAACAGAAAGTCCAAAAAGGAAACCAAGCATCCCTACTGATATTTCAATTTGTGCGAGGGGTTTTTCATCATTGGGGATGAGGACAAAACTCACCTTCTCTCGGCTGCGGGAAATCCACTTTTGTAAGCGTTTTCGCCACCGTAAATGTGCAATTTGGAGCCTTTCGTAGGCGGTTGTGACGTAAGTTTCTGCCAATGTTCGTTATCCAGCCAATTTTTTCCTTGCCCATGCCATTTTTCAGGGGAAAGTGGATGAATCCAATATGTTTAAATTTCTCACTTCTCTTTTCAGAAAGAAAGCCGACTCTGTCGATTCCTTTTTGATGTACCCCGAGGGAAAGAGATACTATCGAGAAACTCACTCCATACGCAGGGCCAATATCGATGAAGATGCCATCAAAATCATCAATCGATTGAACAAGTTTCGTTACAAGGCCTACTTAGTCGGTGGAGGAGTCAGAGATCTGCTGATGGGCAAACGCCCAAAAGATTTTGACATTGTCACAAGTGCGACACCAAACCAAATCAAAAGGATCTTCAATAACTGCCGGATCATCGGTAAACGATTTAAAATTGTACACATCATTTTTAAAGGCAAAATTATTGAAGTTTCTACGTTCCGTTCACTACCGGAACATCGTTTGGAAAAACACAAAGCAGAAAACGATTATCTCATCAAGCGGGACAATTCCTTCGGTACAGCAAAGGAAGACGCGGCAAGACGCGACTTTACCATCAATTCATTGTTTTACGATCCTAAAAACGATTCCATTTTGGATTACGTAGGTGGATTTGAGGACATCCAAAAGAAAATCGTTAGGGTCATTGGTGATCCAGATATTTCTTTCAAAGAAGATCCTGTTCGTATGTTACGAGCAGTGAAGTTTTCCGTTTTGCTCGGACTTGATATCGAGAAAAAAACCAAACTGGCAATTAAAAAGAACCGTTTGGAACTCGAAAAATCATCCACAGCAAGACTTCTAGAAGAGTACAACAAAATGTTTCGTACTTGGAAAACATCCATCATTTTTGAAGGACTTGCAGAAAACCACCTACTCGATGTTTTGTTCAAAGAACCAGCGGATAAACTGAAAAAAACCGATCCAGAATGGCGTGAACACTTTATGGACACACCACTTGGAAAACGACTTGCTGTGACTGACAAACTTCTCTCGGCGAGAGAAGAGATGACACCAGCGATTTTTTATTCGTTAATTTTTTACGATATCGTAAAAGACCTTTATGAAAACGATCGTGGTCACCTAGCGCATAACATT
Encoded proteins:
- the pcnB gene encoding polynucleotide adenylyltransferase PcnB gives rise to the protein MFKFLTSLFRKKADSVDSFLMYPEGKRYYRETHSIRRANIDEDAIKIINRLNKFRYKAYLVGGGVRDLLMGKRPKDFDIVTSATPNQIKRIFNNCRIIGKRFKIVHIIFKGKIIEVSTFRSLPEHRLEKHKAENDYLIKRDNSFGTAKEDAARRDFTINSLFYDPKNDSILDYVGGFEDIQKKIVRVIGDPDISFKEDPVRMLRAVKFSVLLGLDIEKKTKLAIKKNRLELEKSSTARLLEEYNKMFRTWKTSIIFEGLAENHLLDVLFKEPADKLKKTDPEWREHFMDTPLGKRLAVTDKLLSAREEMTPAIFYSLIFYDIVKDLYENDRGHLAHNIKESLQPVFERMGIPKREQDNLVKIFISQPRFHITDDEKERQNSFFKKKDYFYDAFMVYKIVAISENNEAAVQTAFFWEISLRQRPKPDSHQFGQQNRKKEGNKKRPPRKKHRDRRGNGNQNQQDSGSNQTHENGKGEATENRNPSLEHQDTEE